A genomic window from Variovorax paradoxus includes:
- the serA gene encoding phosphoglycerate dehydrogenase: MSSKTSLDKSRIKFLLLEGIHPSAVEVLRAAGYTNIESLPGALPDAELKAKIADVHFLGIRSRTQLTAEVFAAAHKLVAAGCFCIGTNQVDLEAAREHGVAVFNAPYSNTRSVAELVLAEAILLLRGVPEKSAVAHRGGWLKSADNAFEIRGKTLGIVGYGSIGAQLSVLAEALGMHVAFFDVVTKLPLGNARQVRELHQLLAQSDIVTLHVPETQATQWMIGAAEIAAMKPGAILINASRGTVVEIDSLAEALKAKKLLGAAIDVFPVEPRSNKDEFQSPLRGLDNVILTPHIGGSTMEAQANIGLEVAEKLVKYSDNGTSTSSVNFPEVALPAHPGKHRLLHIHRNVPGVLSEINKIFSDNQINISSQFLQTNEKIGYVVMDIDAASSDLALEKLAKVGGTIRSRVLF; encoded by the coding sequence ATGAGCAGCAAAACCTCCCTCGACAAAAGCAGGATCAAGTTCCTCTTGCTCGAAGGCATTCACCCCTCGGCCGTGGAGGTGCTGCGCGCCGCCGGCTACACCAATATCGAGTCGCTGCCCGGCGCGCTGCCCGACGCCGAACTCAAGGCGAAGATCGCCGACGTGCACTTCCTGGGAATCCGCTCGCGCACCCAACTGACGGCCGAGGTGTTCGCCGCCGCCCACAAGCTGGTGGCCGCAGGGTGCTTCTGCATCGGCACGAACCAGGTCGACCTGGAAGCTGCCCGCGAGCACGGTGTGGCGGTGTTCAATGCCCCGTATTCCAACACCCGCTCGGTGGCCGAACTGGTGCTGGCCGAAGCCATCCTGCTGCTGCGCGGTGTGCCCGAGAAGAGTGCGGTGGCGCATCGCGGCGGCTGGCTCAAGTCGGCCGACAACGCGTTTGAAATCCGCGGCAAGACGCTGGGCATCGTGGGCTACGGCTCCATCGGCGCGCAACTGTCGGTGCTGGCCGAGGCGCTGGGCATGCACGTGGCCTTCTTCGACGTGGTCACCAAGCTGCCGCTGGGCAATGCGCGCCAGGTGCGCGAGCTGCACCAGCTGCTGGCCCAGAGCGACATCGTGACGCTGCACGTGCCCGAGACGCAGGCCACGCAATGGATGATCGGTGCGGCCGAGATCGCAGCCATGAAGCCCGGTGCCATCCTGATCAACGCCTCGCGCGGCACGGTGGTCGAGATCGACTCGCTGGCCGAGGCCCTGAAGGCAAAGAAGCTGCTGGGCGCCGCCATCGACGTGTTCCCGGTGGAGCCGCGCAGCAACAAGGACGAGTTCCAGTCGCCGCTGCGGGGCCTCGACAACGTGATCCTGACGCCGCACATCGGCGGCTCGACCATGGAGGCGCAGGCCAACATCGGGCTGGAAGTGGCTGAAAAGCTGGTCAAGTACAGCGACAACGGCACTTCGACGTCTTCCGTCAACTTTCCCGAGGTGGCGCTGCCTGCGCACCCGGGCAAGCACCGGCTGCTGCACATCCACCGGAACGTGCCTGGGGTGCTGTCCGAGATCAACAAGATCTTTTCGGACAACCAGATCAACATCTCCTCGCAGTTCCTGCAGACGAACGAGAAGA